The genomic region GAGAACGGAGCCATGTCGGCCGTGCACGGATCCCGGTCGGGGAACACCTGGTCGATCCTCAGCCGCAGCTCCTGGTCACCGACGACCTCGAAGTCCGTGGGACCGGTAGGGCAGCTGGAACTCCCGTAGGTCACGACCGAGAGCCGCCGACCGTCGCCGGCCCACGACACCGGGGGCGGCGGCGGAGGCACCGCGAAGGTCGGCCCGGGGCTGCTCGGCACGGCCGGTGGGACGGAGACCGTGATCTCCGGCGCCGGCTCGTCCGGCTCCGGAGCCGTGCTGCAGCCGGACGGCGCGAGGACGACGAGGACGACGAGGACGACGAGGACGCCGAGCATCGCCGCGCGCGCCCGGTCAGTCACCGAAGTCCACCGCGTGGCCGAGGACGTCGACCCGGCCGAGCGTGACCCCGCCGGCGGTGACCGCCTCCACCGTCTCCGTACCCAGGGGCATGGGCGCCACGAGGACGCCGTCCACGGCGCTGTGGTCGGCGAGGAACCTCCGGTCGCCGTCGTAGGTGCGGATCAGCGCCACCTCCGGTGGGGCGACCACCACGAGGCTGGTGCGCATCGGCGCGCCGGACGTCGTGTCGACCACCTCGCAGGCCACGGCATGCACCCGGCGCTCGGCCGGCGGGCCCGCCGGCTGGACCGCCTGGCCGCAGAAGGCGCCCATGCTGGAGCCGTCGGGTCGCTCGGGCATCAGCCACTGCGCGGTCACGACGACGGCGCCGCTGGGCAGCGTGACCGTCACCAGAGCGGCCTGGTCGGACCCGCCGGCCGGGACGCTCCCCGTCCACTGGGCGGCGATCCGCACCTGGCTGCCCGAGAGGCCGAGCTCCCGCAGCACGTTCTCGGCGGCGTACCGGGCGGCCTGCTCACCCAGCTCGGCGGGCTGTCCGCGGAGGTACTCGATGGCCGGCTCCCCACCGAGGTCCTCGGCGTAGAGGGACCACGGCGCGTCCCGCGCCTCGATCCGGCCGTCGCGCAGCACCCGGAAGGACGTCGACGCGTCGTAGGAGCGGGGGACCGGGGAGATCCGCGTGACCGCGACGCCGTCCCCGGTGTCCACCTGCCGCCACTGCCGGCTCGTCGTGCCCTCCTCGTCGATCAGTGGCCGGTGCGACACCTGGACCTCGTCCCCCGGAGCGGCGACGACGACGAGGGTGCCCGTGCGGGGGTCGGTGAGGGCCGCCGGCCAGTCGTTCGCGACGCTGTTCGGGCCGCTCCCCAGCGTCATCTGGTCCACGCTCGCGCCCGGGGGCCCGGTGAACCATGCGGCCGCCAGGGCGTCGGTCGGCACGACCCCGGGCGGGAGGCCCGCCGCCTCGGCCGGGGCGTCCGTCGTCCAGCCGACGACCAGGGCCCAGCGGCCGCCCGGCACGTCGCCGGCGAACACGACCCGGCGGGACTCGACGGGCGGCTCGGGCAGGTAGTGCAGGACCGTCCCGTCGGCTGCGCGCAGCGGCGGTTCCTCCGTCCAGGGCAGTGCCCGGACGCCGTCCAGGAAGGCCCGGTCGTCTGCCAGGGAACCTCGCGTCGGCTCGCTGAAGACGTCGACCACCGCAGCGGCGGCCCCCGCCCCGCCGGTGACCTCGGACACGGCGCCGGAGGCCGGGCCCGCCTCCTGGGGTCCGCCGTCGACCAGCCGGGGAACGGCGATCCCGAGCAGGACGACGCACCCGGCGGCGGCCAGCAGGTTCCGCTGTCTGCGCCGCCGGTCCTCGGTCCGGCCGGCCACCGAGCGGGCGAGATCCCGGCCGTCGGTCGACGGATGCCCCGCCCGGTCGGCCACGCTGTGCAGCCGGTCGCGCAGCTCCGTCTCGGGGTTCATCGGGGGTCCTCCGGTGGGCGCCGGGGGAGGCCGGTGTCGGCGGCGGGCACCGGGCTCCCGGAGAGGGCGCCCCGCAGGCGGGCCAGCCCGCGGGCGGCCTGCGTGTTGACGGTGCTCTCGGAGCAGCCCATCAGCTGCGCCGTCTGCAGCTCGGAGAGGTCCTCGTAGTAGCGGAGCACCACGGTGGCGCGCATGCGTGGCGGCAGGGCGGCCAGGGCACGGCCGAGCTCCTCGTCGCGGTCGAGCCGGTCGCCGGGATCAGCGGTGCCGGCGTCGGGGAGCCGGCCGGTGGGCTGCTCCCGGTGCCAGGCCCGGCGCCGCCAGCTGGTGTGCGTCGTGACCAGGGCGCGGCGGACGTAGGCCGCCGGGTCCCCACGCCGGGCGACCCGGCCCCAGTGCCGGTAGGTCTTCATCAGCGCCGTCTGCACGAGGTCCTCCGCATGGCCGCGGTCGCCGGCGAGGAGGTACGCCAGCCGCAGCAACGCGTGCTGCTGGCGGACGACGAAGTCGGGGAAGGACTCCGGGGCCGTGCCCGGAACCTCCTCCGCGCCGCTCGCCGTCTCGTGCACGCAGCCGTCTCCTCGTCGCCCGGTGCTCCTCTACACGCAGCAGCGTGCCGGGCAGACCCACCGGGGACCGTCACGATCCCGTAACGACGGCGAGGGGAGTGCGGATCAGGCCCTGGTGGCGGCCTCGGTGAGGACGGCGAGGGTGAGCTCCACCTGCCACTCGCGGGCACCGCCGGCCCGCAGCGCAGCTGCGACGGTCGCGGCGTCCCGGAGTTCGGGTGGGCTCCACATGATCCGGCGGACGAGGTCGGGGGAGAGGACGTTCTCCACCGGCACCGAGTGCTTCTCGGAGATCTCGGCCAGCCCGGCGCGGGCGGCCTGCATCCGGGTCGCGGCCGCGGGGTCGCGATCGGCCCAGCGGTTCACCGGCGGCGGGCCGTCGCCCGACCTGCTGTGCAGCGGCAGCTCCGTCTCGGGAAGGGCCTTGCCGCGGGCGATCGCGCCGAACCAGGTGGCCACGAGCCTGCGGTTGGCCCGTCCCCGGAACACCGGGAGCTCCAGCAGGGCGCCCTCGTTGACCGGGTCGGCCTGGACGGCGGAGACCATGGCGGAGTCGGGCAGCACCCGGCCGGGCGCGATGTCGCGGCGCCGGGCCATGTCGTCGCGCGCCTCCCACAGGCTGCGGAGCATGCCCAGCTGGCGGCGGCTGCGCAGACCGTGCACGCCCGAGGTGCGCCGCCACGGGTCGGCTCGGGGCGCCGGCGGTCCGGCGGCGAGGATCGCCTCGAACTCCTGTCGCGCCCACTCGGTCTTGCCCTGCTCGTCGAGGATCGCGGCGAGGGCGTCGCGGAGGTCGACGAGCACCTCCACGTCGAGGGCGGCGTAGACCAGCCACTCCTCGGGCAGGGGCCGGGTGCTCCAGTCGGCGGCGGAGTGGCCCTTCTGCAGCGAGTAGCCCAGCAGGGACTCCACGACCGCGCCCAGCCCGACCCGGGGGAGGCCGGCCAGGCGGGCGGCGAGCTCGGTGTCGAAGATCCGCCGCGGCACCAGGCCGATCTCGGCGAGGCACGGCAGGTCCTGGTTCGCCGCGTGCAGCACCCATTCCGCGTCGGCGACGGCGCCCTGGATCACCGACAGGTCCGGCAGGGGCACGGGGTCGATCAGCCCGGTGCCCGAGCCGTTGCGGCGCATCTGCACCAGGTAGGCCTTCTGGCCGTAGCGGTAGCCGGAGGCCCGCTCGGCGTCGACGGCGACCGGCCCGGTGCCGTCGCGCAGGGCCTCGGCGTACTCGACCAGCTGGGTCGAGGTCTCGATGACGGGGGGCAGCCCGTCGCGGGGGGCGAGGAGCGGGACCGCGGGCGGGGACGACTCCTCCGGAGCGGCGTCCTCCGCCGGGGAGGGAGTGGGCTCGGTGCTCAGTTGCCGTCCACCTTCTTGCCGGTCCTCGTCGGTCGGGCCGCCGGCCCCGGACTGCGTCCGCGCGCGAAATCCTGTGCGGGGCGGGGAGTGGGGGCGCCGGCACAGCGGGTGAACGCCCCGCTGGCGGTACCGATGTTAGAGAGTCTCGCTCCCGGTGCGGTCAGAGGGACCCAGGAGCCGCACTCCGGGCGGCGGGAGGCCCGCCGCGTTGCCGAGGACGTCCAGCCAGGCCTGCAGGTGCCGGTCCAGCGCGCCGTCCTCCGCCGTCCACGAGGCGCGCATCTCGACGTCGACGCTGTGCTCGGGACCGGCGAGGTCGCCGAAGCGGGTGGACGCGGTGCGGGTGACCGTGCCGCCGACGGCGTGGTGCTCGGCGCCGGCCTCGGTGAGCGCGTCGGTGAGCCAGCTCCAGGCCACCTCGGAGAACATGGTGTCGTCGACCAGTTCCTCGTCGGTCGCGGCGGACAGGTAGCCCACGCAGCGCGTGGTCCCCTTCCACGCGTCGTGGCCCTCGGGGTCGAACAGCACGATGAACCGGGCACTGGCGATCTCGAAGTCGTCGCCGCCGTCGGGATCGGGTTCGGCCACGCGCGCGGCGACGGCGTGGGCGAAGGGCGCCAGCC from Blastococcus colisei harbors:
- a CDS encoding SigE family RNA polymerase sigma factor: MHETASGAEEVPGTAPESFPDFVVRQQHALLRLAYLLAGDRGHAEDLVQTALMKTYRHWGRVARRGDPAAYVRRALVTTHTSWRRRAWHREQPTGRLPDAGTADPGDRLDRDEELGRALAALPPRMRATVVLRYYEDLSELQTAQLMGCSESTVNTQAARGLARLRGALSGSPVPAADTGLPRRPPEDPR
- a CDS encoding DUF3000 domain-containing protein, with the translated sequence MEPTSLASAGNRGRDAGGDEPPAEFRAALDALATVRARPEIVLEQIPAPQRLAPFAHAVAARVAEPDPDGGDDFEIASARFIVLFDPEGHDAWKGTTRCVGYLSAATDEELVDDTMFSEVAWSWLTDALTEAGAEHHAVGGTVTRTASTRFGDLAGPEHSVDVEMRASWTAEDGALDRHLQAWLDVLGNAAGLPPPGVRLLGPSDRTGSETL
- a CDS encoding HRDC domain-containing protein, translating into MSTEPTPSPAEDAAPEESSPPAVPLLAPRDGLPPVIETSTQLVEYAEALRDGTGPVAVDAERASGYRYGQKAYLVQMRRNGSGTGLIDPVPLPDLSVIQGAVADAEWVLHAANQDLPCLAEIGLVPRRIFDTELAARLAGLPRVGLGAVVESLLGYSLQKGHSAADWSTRPLPEEWLVYAALDVEVLVDLRDALAAILDEQGKTEWARQEFEAILAAGPPAPRADPWRRTSGVHGLRSRRQLGMLRSLWEARDDMARRRDIAPGRVLPDSAMVSAVQADPVNEGALLELPVFRGRANRRLVATWFGAIARGKALPETELPLHSRSGDGPPPVNRWADRDPAAATRMQAARAGLAEISEKHSVPVENVLSPDLVRRIMWSPPELRDAATVAAALRAGGAREWQVELTLAVLTEAATRA